The sequence TGATCACTCTCTTTTTAAATCTACATATAAACTaaacaattttgtaaaaaaagtcTTCATATAAGTTTTGCTATGGGATTTTCTGGTTATAAAAAGTTTATAGCATTATCAATAGTATCATTAATAACGTCTTGGCGGAACCTTTTTCCATGTTTGGATGGTTTCATTTTCTTAAAGAATGTTTTGTTTGTATCTATCAAATTTAAAGTGCAATGAAgttattatgtgaaaataatgattattattttgattgGGCCGTATGTCCGAAGATCACTTAAATTGTAACTCCCTTCGTGGCCCGTTGAAAAGAATACAGAAAACAAATCCACCCCATAACTTCCATCATCTTTCCAAACTGCCCCATAATAAACAAATTGTTAGTTCTGAGATTCTTTTGGTTTACGTAGGTTTATGTGTAGTTGAATTAGAGACAAGCAATGTAGAATCGTTGTGGTTTTACACTGTTGTATGATGGTTTAGTACGTTGATCATATATAATGACCGATCACAGGCTTGATTGTTTGGAGTTAGGACTTTCGGGTTCCAAAAGTCTAAAAGAGACTACAATATAAGGAAGCTGTTAACTTTGAAAGTTAATTATGAATTGATAATCATTGCTAAGCTTAGTTTCCATTAATCTAACGTAATCAAAATGTTCATTCCTTTGATAATTCGTTCATGCAAACCACCTTACGTtatagagtgaaaaaaaaaaacaaatgacaattttatttatttcattcatGTTACATAATATAAATCTTACACTTGAATAATTATAACGTAACCATCAACCACAAAATGCCAATCACAAGCTTATTGTATCAAACTAATTATTATTAAGCAACCAAATcattaaattaaaccaaaccaCACGTGCATGTTGTGCTTTAATTCACTTTCTTAGTTGATCGCAGAGCAAACCCTACGAATCTCCCCATCTGATCCTGTCTTAACTTCTATAAGACTCATCTTGACCATCGAGTTCCCGAACTCTGTTCCGAACCTCAAGGGTGGTCGGCGTAAGCCTAAGAAGCGTTCTATGATGGCTCGAGTCTCGGTGTCATTCCACAAGACGAGATCGGATTGGAGAACCACGCGGCTTGACCTCACTTTACTTAGGAACGATGTGTCAAAGCTGCCAGCGCTACCTTCGTCTAAGTCGACTCGGGCTGATGCGTCTCCGGTTTGAGGGCAACTAGCCTGAACCAATGGTACAAAACTTGGATCGATTGATGGGTCGGGTTGTCCTGTGCCGTTGAAGTTGAAGAATCTGCCTCTTACCAAACCGCAACCAGCTGTTCCTATTGTGTGCCCGCCTAGTGAAACCAAAACTCGTTAAATTAGCATGAGCTAGTTGGAATTTGAATGCGTCCAAATCAACATGAAATTTATTTACGATTTGATACGTACCAAATGTTTTATAACGATTCAGATCAACTTGTTAATTATGAAGTGACTTATATCTTGGTACATTCGTTCGATCGAACGAGTATAGATTTTTCTAAAAGCTTACACGGTATAATATATCTTTTACGATAAGGAAAACCTTTTATAtaagatcaaaaaaaaattcgtaaACTAATGAATTTTGAAACTATATAAATATGGATCTAagagatttaaaattatttattcacataatttaaatatatgcaTTTGTCTCAATCATGTTTTTTCTCTAAGTATTTTTGCTTTGTCAGTGTCAATTCATGTTTGTTGGCAACAGAACTGCATTAAAAATTGAATGTAATGACAACATACCAACAAGGGTTACGAGATCTAGCGTGTTGAGAGTTTTAGCAGCAAAGTCTCGCTTCTGCTTGTCCACGGCATCGTTTGGTCCGGGTAAGATCACGTCCGAGGCTTGCGAAATTCGGCCGTCTAGACGTC is a genomic window of Brassica napus cultivar Da-Ae chromosome A2, Da-Ae, whole genome shotgun sequence containing:
- the LOC106425854 gene encoding peroxidase 69-like, translating into MGRGYNLLFILVTFLVLVAAVAAQGNSGSSRRVGQRPRVGFYGNGCRNVESIVASVVRKHVQSNPANAPGILRMHFHDCFVRGCDGSVLLAGNNTERTAGPNRSLRGFEAIEEAKTRLEAECPGMVSCADILTLAAREAVVLTGGQGWRVPLGRLDGRISQASDVILPGPNDAVDKQKRDFAAKTLNTLDLVTLVGGHTIGTAGCGLVRGRFFNFNGTGQPDPSIDPSFVPLVQASCPQTGDASARVDLDEGSAGSFDTSFLSKVRSSRVVLQSDLVLWNDTETRAIIERFLGLRRPPLRFGTEFGNSMVKMSLIEVKTGSDGEIRRVCSAIN